CGGCGTTTACAGCGCTTGATCTTGTTCGCCGTAAACTGCTTGAGGAAAAAAACGCTTTGGGTTAAAAGAGTAACCTGTAGAATAGCCAATTGGCATCATGCAAATTAATTGGAACAGAGTATCACTTAGTAAGTTACATAGGACACTATTTGTCTGACACGGTATGGAATACTACTCCTGAGTTTTAAAACAGGATGCTTCCATGACGGAAATACGGTGCGAAATCAAACAGCCCAAGCTGAGTCTAGTTGAGGCAAAAGAAGGAGTTTATATGGCAACTAATGCAAACGGTCAAACCGACAAACAAAAAACCCTCGAATCAGCGGTATTTCAGATCCAGAAACAGTTTGGCAAGGGCTCCATCATGCGTCTGGGCTCCGGCACAGCAGAGGCTATTCCGGCAATATCAACCGGCATTTTAAGTATTGATATTGCCACTGGTATTGGTGGCATACCAAGAGGCCGGGTGTCAGAAATATATGGGCCTGAATCGTCTGGTAAAACCACATTTGCCTTACACTGTATTGCTGAGGCTCAGAAAGCAGGCGGGGTTGCTGCGTTCATCGATGCTGAACATGCTCTTGACGTTCAGTATGCTGAAAAACTTGGTGTGAATATTGATGATCTGCTGGTCTCACAACCGGATTACGGTGAACAGGCTTTGGAGATTGCCGAAATTTTGATTCGGAGCAACGCCGTTGATATTATTGTTATCGATTCGGTCGCAGCCCGTGTTCCCAAGACTGAAATTGATGGAAATATTGGTGACACTCATGTTGGACTCCAGGCCCGCTTGATGTCTCAGGCAATGCGTAAGCTGTCAGGTGTTCTCAATCGGGCCCATACTTCGTTGCTTTTCATCAATCAAATTCGTATGAAGATAGGCGTCATGTACGGCAACCCGGAAACAACCCCAGGTGGAAATGCTTTAAAGTTTTACTCCTCAATGCGCCTGGAAATTCGTAAAATCACTGCGATTAAAATAGGCGAAGATGTGGTTGGTAATCGGACGCGGGTTAAAGTAGTGAAAAATAAAGTCGCTCCGCCATTTAAAATAGCTGAGTTTGATATTATTTATGGCGAGGGTATGTCCAAGGTTGGTGACCTGCTGGATATGGCGGTTGAGCTGGGCGTGGTCGAAAAAAGCGGCGCCTGGTACTCTCAAAATGGCGAGAGAATCGGGCAGGGACGAGAAAATGCCAAGGTCTTCCTGAGAGAACATGACGATATTGCCAATGAGATTGCCTCGAAGGTTAAGCTTGGGCTTGGGATTGGTGCCGAGACTCCTGCTAAGGCCAAGACAAAGCAGGAAAAGGTAGAGAAGCAGGATAAATAGTTGTTTAAGAATAGACAGATTGGGTAGCTCAATGAAAGGATATGAAATTCGAGAGAAGTTTTTGCAGTATTTTGCCGACCGCGGCCACCAAGTCGTCGAGAGTTCGTCGCTGGTACCTCAAGACGACCCGACCTTGCTTTTTGTCAACTCAGGAATGGTGCAGTTTAAAAGGGTTTTTACCGGAGAGGAGACCCGACCCTACACTACAGCAACTTCTTGCCAGAGAAGTGTTCGAGCTGGTGGAAAACATAATGATTTGGAAAATGTTGGCTATACCGCCAGGCATCATACATTTTTTGAGATGTTGGGCAATTTTTCCTTCGGCGATTACTTCAAAAAAGAGGCGATTGATTATGCCTGGGAGTTTTTGACGGAAGTTCTTGCTGTTCCGAAGGAGCATCTTTGGATCTCTGTCTTTGAAGACGATGATGAAGCTTTTGCCCTGTGGGAAAAAGTTGAAGGTCTGTTGGCTGGACGTATTGTCAGAATGGGAGAATCAGAAAATTTTTGGGCCATGGGTGATACCGGCCCTTGCGGACCGTGTTCTGAAATTCATTTTGACCAGGGCGTAGAGGCTGGCTGCGGAAAACCTGATTGTAAGCTGGGCTGTGATTGTGACCGTTTTTTAGAGTTATGGAACCTGGTTTTTATGCAGTTTGAGCGTGATCAGGATGGGAATATGACCTCGCTGCCTAAACCCAGCATCGATACCGGTATGGGGCTTGAGAGGGTTGCCTCGGTGTTGCAGGGCA
This window of the Desulfobulbaceae bacterium genome carries:
- the recA gene encoding recombinase RecA, which codes for MATNANGQTDKQKTLESAVFQIQKQFGKGSIMRLGSGTAEAIPAISTGILSIDIATGIGGIPRGRVSEIYGPESSGKTTFALHCIAEAQKAGGVAAFIDAEHALDVQYAEKLGVNIDDLLVSQPDYGEQALEIAEILIRSNAVDIIVIDSVAARVPKTEIDGNIGDTHVGLQARLMSQAMRKLSGVLNRAHTSLLFINQIRMKIGVMYGNPETTPGGNALKFYSSMRLEIRKITAIKIGEDVVGNRTRVKVVKNKVAPPFKIAEFDIIYGEGMSKVGDLLDMAVELGVVEKSGAWYSQNGERIGQGRENAKVFLREHDDIANEIASKVKLGLGIGAETPAKAKTKQEKVEKQDK